The following coding sequences lie in one Apium graveolens cultivar Ventura chromosome 1, ASM990537v1, whole genome shotgun sequence genomic window:
- the LOC141706461 gene encoding uncharacterized protein LOC141706461 — protein sequence MVEVHTGICGDHLGGKNLTLKIIRQGLYWPIIQKDCEEYVRKCQACQLHGNVDHRPTTNLNSILAPCPFFQWGIDILGPFPKSKNQCQYIVVAVDYATKWVEAKPLSKIREKEMIEFFMEYMVFRFGVPRILVSDNGTQTTPRSSTGETPFRLAYGIEAVLPVEISLIFPRLEVFDPSLALEGVRFHNDLLEETREESRLRMIAQQEKTANYFNKKVRSKLFKVGDLVLRDSAASQPTITGKLKPTWEGPYRVSKVVSTGTYELSYLEGQPIKNAWNDIHLKKYYQ from the exons ATGGTCGAGGTTCACACAGGAATCTGTGGAGATCATCTCGGAGGAAAGAACTTGACTCTCAAAATAATCAGGCAAGGTCTATATTGGCCCATAATTCAGAAAGACTGCGAAGAATATGTCAGAAAATGCCAAGCATGCCAGCTACACGGAAACGTGGATCACCGACCCACGACCAATCTCAATTCTATCCTCGCACCGTGCCCTTTCTTTCAATGGGGCATCGATATCTTAGGACCCTTTCCAAAATCTAAGAACCAGTGCCAATACATAGTGGTAGCGGTGGATTATGCTACGAAATGGGTCGAGGCGAAACCACTTTCAAAGATCAGAGAGAAAGAAATGATTGAATTCTTCATGGAATACATGGTATTCCGCTTTGGAGTTCCGCGAATCCTAGTTTCagataatggaacaca GACAACCCCTCGCAGCTCGACAGGAGAGACCCCTTTTCGCCTGGCGTATGGCATCGAAGCGGTTTTGCCAGTTGAAATAAGTCTAATTTTCCCAAGGCTCGAAGTTTTCGATCCCTCCCTCGCTCTCGAGGGTGTGCGGTTTCACAATGACTTGCTAGAGGAAACAAGAGAGGAATCCCGTCTACGCATGATCGCACAACAAGAGAAAACTGCAAATTATTTTAACAAGAAGGTCAGGAGCAAACTCTTCAAAGTGGGAGACCTCGTCCTCCGGGACTCCGCGGCATCCCAGCCCACTATCACGGGAAAGCTCAAACCAACATGGGAAGGCCCATACAGGGTTTCGAAGGTCGTTAGCACGGGAACCTATGAGCTCTCGTACCTCGAGGGTCAGCCTATCAAGAATGCCTGGAACGACATTCACCTCAAGAAATATTATCAGTGA
- the LOC141706473 gene encoding uncharacterized protein LOC141706473: MLVRSYCRKIPWVFGYTKRYRGRSIPNKSDLRNGKSKISKRFKKLTGCIAALRKFIPQSSKRCLPFFSAIKAASKSLHFEWNEECEKNFSELNVFLKNPPILTRPLPNEPLKVYLSASDETVAAVLIQVNEGKEIPVYYICHSLRDAEVRYPQVEKLVYALVVASRKLRHYFQGREMHVLTNQPLKRILHKPDMTGRLATWTIELSQFYIEYKPRTAIKAQVLSDFVAECQFQTKAQSFDENHLRPWLLFIDRSSTADSAGAGIILISSGGFKIQQALKFEFLATNNVAGYEALIAGLKLAMDLEAENIDVFGDSQLVSKQISGEFKAHNEKRAQYLVKTQELLKKFSSWKLSNVDREENQWADHLAKLASSSIPVNPNPVYVDVLATPAIDELSINQIQNNSDW, translated from the coding sequence ATGCTCGTTCGGTCTTACTGCCGGAAAATTCCTTGGGTTTTTGGTTACACAAAGAGGTATCGAGGAAGATCCATCCCAAACAAGAGCGATCTTAGAAATGGGAAATCCAAAATCAGTAAAAGATTTAAAAAGTTAACCGGTTGCATCGCCGCACTTCGGAAGTTTATCCCACAATCGTCAAAAAGATGTCTCCCCTTTTTCTCAGCAATAAAGGCAGCTTCCAAATCATTACACTTTGAGTGGAACGAGGAGTGCGAGAAAAATTTCTCCGAGCTAAACGTATTCCTTAAAAATCCTCCCATCCTCACTCGGCCCCTGCCAAATGAGCCTCTGAAAGTATATCTCTCTGCATCCGATGAAACGGTCGCGGCCGTTCTGATTCAAGTCAATGAAGGAAAAGAAATCCCGGTGTATTACATTTGCCACTCTCTTCGAGATGCCGAAGTCAGATACCCGCAAGTAGAAAAATTGGTCTATGCCTTGGTTGTCGCAAGCCGAAAGCTTAGACATTATTTTCAGGGAAGGGAGATGCATGTGCTTACAAATCAACCCCTGAAGAGGATTCTACACAAACCCGACATGACGGGTAGACTTGCCACATGGACGATAGAGTTAAGTCAGTTCTATATTGAGTATAAGCCTCGAACTGCGATAAAGGCCCAGGTTCTTTCAGACTTTGTTGCTGAGTGTCAGTTTCAGACCAAAGCCCAGAGTTTCGACGAAAATCACTTAAGACCATGGCTGCTGTTTATCGACAGATCCTCGACGGCTGACTCCGCAGGGGCAGGAATTATTTTAATAAGTTCGGGGGGATTCAAAATCCAGCAAGCTCTAAAGTTTGAATTTCTGGCAACAAACAATGTCGCCGGGTATGAGGCACTCATTGCAGGCTTAAAGCTGGCTATGGATCTCGAAGCTGAAAATATTGACGTATTTGGAGATTCTCAGTTAGTCTCCAAGCAAATAAGCGGGGAATTCAAGGCACATAATGAGAAAAGGGCTCAATACTTGGTAAAAACACAAGAGCTACTCAAGAAATTCTCCTCATGGAAACTTTCTAATGTCGACAGAGAAGAGAACCAATGGGCTGATCATTTGGCCAAGTTAGCCTCCTCAAGTATTCCAGTCAATCCCAATCCGGTGTACGTCGATGTCCTAGCTACTCCCGCCATCGATGAGCTTTCTATCAACCAAATCCAGAACAACTCTGACTGGTGA